One window from the genome of Palaemon carinicauda isolate YSFRI2023 chromosome 24, ASM3689809v2, whole genome shotgun sequence encodes:
- the LOC137618378 gene encoding uncharacterized protein produces MEAPRSQSMDSNCVEGGLQDTVSGGSSSVDSSEPGGMVSSQGPVEESCLGRRSLHDDAEGSFGDGQGISINRQAEQPGPSSPSLPTRPSQKSEGLAEVGRTSGVLREVSSTRKAEPQEHTMESKREVESEKFPRQDCSSSSGNHTSSRVVAEPGTHSKRDAIVLRPSRTSSFHGCIKGGMGCSSSREDSEGQMDRRRKVSTHQYPGDESGPGSLPTLHSGSERKLSGSDVRQRNSSGVHKKGRRIEVEGVVRSRPTSPEVGRRRGSQSVGEIHSGEEECSSRRLQQRGPGSGDRMVPSSRGSKLHHSDVGIPGNGSLRDKVECTTPHILFSCPRPECSLGGRLSTQVGRSRRVRFSSLRPDKTSPQQSEGSKQPKDDFGSALVAGEGVVRRPEKPRQSPSVASSHQTGPPVAATLSEVSRKPSIPSSSRLEVIQYLMKRQGYSPKTAGRMSLYLRKSSTAVYQAKWTMFVKWCASKKIEPLEASVPVIADFLVHLRDKMGMSVPAVKGARATLGQVFLLKGIDLGSSRHISMLIRSFEQSCPPSSPRVPKWDLARVLDMLSKPPFKPLKDIVDRNLTLKAAFLLALASAKRVGELHGLS; encoded by the exons atggaggctCCACGGAGCCAATCCATGGACAGTAACTGtgttgaaggagggctacaggatacCGTTTCTGGAGGATCCTCCTCCGTTGATTCCAGCGAGCCAGGCGGAATGGTTAGTTCCCAAGGACCCGTTGAGGAGAGCTGCCTTGGACGAAGAAGTCTCCACGATGATGCAGAAGGGAGCTTTGGAGACG GTCAAGGCATTTCCATCAATagacaggctgaacaacctggaccaagtaGTCCATCCCTTCCTACAAGGCCttcccagaagagcgaaggattggcggaggttggtaggacatctggtgtccttagagaagtTAGTTCCACACGGAAGGCAGAACCTCAGGAGCATACAATGGAATCTAAAAGAGAAGTGGAATCAGAAAAGTTCCCCAGACAAGATTGTTCCAGTTCTTCCGGAAACCATACAAGCTCTAGAGTGGTGGCAGAACCGGGCACACACTCTAAAAGGGATGCCATTGTCCTCCGGCCCTCCCGAACTTCTTCTTttcacggatgcatcaaaggagggatggggtgctCATCTTCGAGGGAAGACAGCGAGGGGCAAATGGACAGAAGAAGAAAAGTCTCTACACATCAATATCCTGGAGATGAGAGCGGTCCAGGAAGCCTGCCGACACTTCACTCAGGATCTGAAAGGAAACTCAGTGGCTCTGATGTCAGACAACGCAACAGTAGTGGCGTACACAAAAAAGGAAGGAggattgaagtcgaaggagttgtgcggtcTCGCCCTACAAGTCCTGAAGTGGGCAGGAGAAGAGGAAGTCAATCTGTCGGCGagattcattccggggaagaagaatGTTCTAGCAGACGGCTTCAGCAGCGTGGGCCAGGTAgtggggacagaatggtcccttcatccagaggtagcaagttacatcattcagatgtggggatCCCCGGTAATGGATCTCTTCGCGACAAGGTTGAATGCACAACTCCccatattctgttctcctgtcccagacccgagtGCAgccttggaggacgcctttcaacacaggtgggacggtctcgacgtgtacgcttttcctcccttcgccctgataagacaagtcctcaacagagtgaggGCAGCAagcaacctaaagatgactttggtagtgccttggtggccggagagggagtggttcgcagacctgaaAAGCCTCGCCAgtctccctccgtggcctcttcccATCAGACCGGACCTCCTGTGGCAGCCACACTTtcagaggtttcacgaaaaccctcaatCCCTtcttcttcacgcctggaggttatccagtaccTCATGAAAAGACAAGGGTATTCGCCTAAAACAGCTGGGAGAATGTCCCTTTACTTGAGAAAATCTTCCACAgctgtctaccaagcaaaatggacaaTGTTTGTTAAATGGTGCGCTTCTAAGAAGATAGAACCCTTAGAAGCATCAGTACCCGTTATTGCAGATTTTCTAGTTCACCTCAGGGATAAGATGGGCATGTCGGTTCCAGCGGTTAAGGGGGCTCGAGCCACCCTCGGGCAAGTCTTTCTCTTGAAGGGTATAGATTTGGGTTCTTCCAGGCacatttccatgctcatcaggagttttgagcaatcatgtcccccATCTTCCCCTAGGGTTCCAAAATGGGATCTGGCTAGGGTGCTAGACATGCTTAGTAAACCacccttcaaacctttaaaagataTTGTAGATAGGAATCTTACGCTCAAAGCTGCCTTCCTTCTAGCGttagcttcagctaagagagtgggtgaactTCATGGGTTGTCATAG